GCGGGCGCCCGCCGAGGGGACGGCCGGAAAGATCCCCGGCTCCGCGTACCCGGCGGCGGCGAACGCCGTGCGGACCGCGGCGCCGATCTCCTCCGCCCGGTCCGCCTCGACGAGGACCACCGCGGAGCCGCCGAAGCCGCCGCCGGTCATCCGGGCGCCCAGCGCGCCCGCCGCGTTCGCCGCCTCGACGACCAGGTCCAGCTCCGGGCAGGAGACCCGCAGATCGTCCCGGAGCGAGGCGTGGCCCTCGGTGAGGACCGGGCCGACCGCGCGGGTCGCGCCGGCGTCGAGCAGGGCGATCACCCGGACCACCCGGTCGTTGTCCGAGACGACGTGCCGGACGTACCGCAGCATCGTCTCGTCGCTCAGACGGTCGAGCGCGGCGGGCAGATGCGCGGCGTCCACCTCGCGCAGGGCGCTCACCCCGAGCGCCCGCGCGCCCGCTTCACAACCGGCGCGCCGCTCGGCGTACGCGCCGTCCCCGAGCGCGTGCTTCACGCGGGTGTCGACGACGAGCAGCGCGAGCCCCTCGGCGGCGAGGTCGAAGGGCACCTGGCGGTACGACAGGTCCCGGGTGTCCAGGTGGAGGGCGTGGCCCTCCTCGGCGCAGGCGGAGGCCATCTGGTCCATGACGCCGCAGGGCACGCCGACGAAGGCGTTCTCGGCGCGCTGGGCGATCCGGGCCAGCTCGGGGCGGCTGAGACCCAGGTCGAAGAGGTCGTTCAGGGCGAGCGCGGTGACGACCTCCAGGGCGGCGGAGGAGGAGAGCCCGGCGCCGGTCGGCACGGTGGAGGCGAGGTGGACGTCGGCGCCCGTCACCGGGTGCCCGGCCGCCCGCAGCGCCCACACGACCCCGGCCGGGTAGGCGGCCCAGCCGCCGCCGGAGAGGGGTGCGAGCTCCGCCACGTCGAGCTGGACGATGCCGCCGTCGACGTCGGCCGAGTGCAGGCGCAGCACGCCGTCGTCGCGGCGGGAGACGGCGGCGACCGCGGTGTGCGGCAGGGCGAGCGGCAGCACGAAGCCGTCGTTGAAGTCGGTGTACTCCCCGATGAGGTTGACGCGCCCGGGGGCGGCCCAGACGCCGTCGGGGCGGGCGCCGTACAGCGCCTCGAAGTCGGCGGCGACGCTCACGCGTTCTCCTTCTGGCGGTGGCGGGCGAAGGCCCAGGCGTCGGCGACGACCTCGGCGAGGTCCGGGCGGGACGGCGTCCAGCCGAGCCGGTCGCGGGCGGCCTCGGCGGAGGCGACCAGCACGGCGGGGTCGCCGGGGCGGCGCGGGGCGGTGACCTCCGGGACCGGGTGGCCGGTGACCTCGCGGACGGTCTCGATCACCTCGCGGACGGAGAAGCCGTTGCCGTTGCCGAGGTTGCAGATGAGGTGGTCGCCCGAGGTCATCGCGTCGAGGGCCAGGAGGTGGGCCTCGGCGAGGTCGGCGACGTGGATGTAGTCGCGGACGCAGGTGCCGTCGGGGGTCGGGTAGTCGTCGCCGTAGACGGAGATCGCCTCGCGGCGGCCGAGGGCGACCTGGAGGACGAGCGGGATGAGGTGCGACTCGGGGTCGTGGCGCTCGCCCAGCGGCCCGTACGCCCCGGCGACGTTGAAGTAGCGCAGCGAGACGGCGGCGAGGCCGTGGGCGGCGCACTCGCCGGTGATCATGTGGTCGACGGCCAGCTTGCTCGCCCCGTACGGGCTGGTGGGGGCGGTCGGCGCGGTCTCGGTGATCGGCACGGTCGCCGGCTCGCCGTAGGTGGCGGCGGTGGAGGAGAAGACCAGCTTGCGGACGCCGGCGGCGCGCATCGCGGCGAGCAGCGCCATGGTGCCGCCGACGTTGTTCTCCCAGTACTTCTCAGGCTTGCTCACGGACTCGCCGACCTGCGAGAAGGCGGCGAAGTGCAGCACGCCGTCGTAGGAGCCGTCGAGCCACCGGGCGGCGTCCTGGACGCGGCCCTCGACGAACTCGGCGCCGGCCGGGACGCCTTCCCGGAAGCCGGTGGAGAGGTCGTCGAGGACGGTGACGCGGTGGCCCCGCTCCAGGAGGTGGGCGGCGACCACGCTGCCCACATAGCCGGCCCCGCCGGTGACCAGGTACTTCTCGGGCGTCGTCATGCGGTTGCCACCTCTCGGATGCGCCGGGCCGCGTCCTCCGGCCGGATGTCGTTCATGAACGCGCCCATGCCGGACTCGGTGCCCGCGAGGAACTTCAGCTTGCCGGAGGCGCGCCGGACGGTGAACAGCTCCAGGTGCAGTCCGAAGTCCTCCCGCCGCTCGTCCGTGAACGGCGCCTGGTGCCAGGCGGCGATGTAGGGCGTGGGCGGCTCCGCCGGGCCGAAGATCCGGTCGAAGCGCCTCAAGAGTTCCAGATAGACCTGTGCGAAGTCCGTCCGCGCCGCCTCGTCGAGGGCGAGCAGGTCGGGGACGCGCCGGGTGGGGTGCAGGTGGACCTCGTACGGCCACTTGGCGGCGTAGGGGACGAAGGCGATCCAGTGCTCGGTCTCCAGGACCACCCGTTCGGCGTCGGCGCGCTCGCGGGCGACGAGGTCGTCGAAGAGGTTCCGGCCGGTCCGCCGGCGGTGCTCGTCGAGGCGGCGGCGGGTCAGGGCGGTGCGGGGGGTGACGTACGGGAAGGCGTAGATCTGGCCGTGCGCGTGGGGCAGGGTGACGCCGATCTCCCGGCCCCGGTTCTCGAAGCAGTAGACCTGCTCGACGCCGGGGAGGGCGGAGAGTGCGGCGGTGCGGTCGGTCCAGGCGTCGAGGACCAGGCGGGCCCGCTCCTCGTCGAGGTCGGCGAAGGAGGCGGTGTGGTCGTCGGTGAAGCAGACGACCTCGCAGCGGCCGACGCCGCCGGAGAGGGAGGGGAAGCGGTTCTCGAAGACCGCGACCTCGTAGCTCTCCTCGGGGATCTCGCTCTCGCGTCCGTCCCGGGCCGGGCAGAGCGGGCAGGCGTCGGCCGGCGGCAGGTAGGTGCGGCTCTGCCGGTGCGAGGCGACGGCGACGTGGTCGCCGGTCAGCTCGTCGTACCGGATCTCCGAGCGGGAGGTGACGGGGGCGAGCGGGCGCGGGTCGACGGCGGTGCGGACGGTGTCGTCGCGGCTGTCGTAGTAGATCAGCTCGCGCCCGTCGGCGAGCGTGGTGACGGTCTTCTTCACGGGGTACCCTCCGGGCGCGAACAAACAGAACCACGCACAAAGAATCACAACCGAACATCGGAGTCAATGGCGGGGCCGCGCGCCGGCTGTCGGCGGGGTCAGCGCGGGGTGCGCTGGCTCGGTACCGCCCGCTCCAGCAGGCCCGTGCGCGCCGCCAGGGCCGCCGCCTCCAGGCGCGACCCCACGCCGAGCTTCATCAGCACCCGCTGGACGTGGGTCCGTGCCGTGCTCGGGGCGATGCCCATCCCCGCCGCGATCAGCCGGGTGTCCTCCCCTTCCGCGACCCGCACCAGGACCTCGACCTCCCGGTGGGTCAGCAGCCGCAGCAGCCGCTGCGCCTCGTCGTCCGGCTGGGCCGCCGGGTTCAGCAGCTCCGCGAAGGCCCCCGCGAGCAGCTGCGGCGCCACCGCCGTCTCCCCCGCCCGCGCCTTCAGCAGCGCCCGCTCGACGCCCTCGATCCGCTCGTCGTGCCGGACGTACCCGGAGGCCCCGGCCGCGAAGGCCGCCGCGATCCCGCGCGGCGAGGGCACCGGGCCCAGCACCACCACGGCCACCTGAGGGCGCTCCCGCTTGATCCGCGCGACCGGGTCGAAGGCCCCGGGCGCGGCCGGCGCGGCCGTGCCGAAGAGGCAGACCTCCGGCGCCCGGCCGACCACCACCTCCGCCGCCCCCGCCGCCGGCGCGGCCGCCGCGAGCACCCGGTGCCCGCGCAGCTTCAGTGCCGAGGCGAGCGCCTCCGCGAGCAGGCGGTGGTCGTCCACGACCACGAGCCGAACGCCCATCCCGTCATCCCCCATCCCCCGGGCGTGCCGCACCCCGGCACCTCTGACCCGGCAAGCTACACGCTCCCCCGCCCCACGGTCCGCCAACCTCCGCGCCCCGAAAGGGGGATGTCCGGCGTGATCACCTCACACGCGCCGGACGGCACCCCCGCGCCTGCGGCGTGGCACCGTCGCCCTGCCGGCCCGGACGCGACGAAGGGCCTCCCCGGTACGTACTCCGGGGAGGCCCTTCGCGTGGGTCGCGGACGTCAGCCCCTGGTGCTGAACGAGACCGCGAGGTACTTCTTGTCGAGCGTCGAGCCGGACTCCCTCGGCTTGTTGGCGTAGGTGCCCGAGATGAAGAACCGGCCGTCTCCGTAAAGGAGTTCGGCGCCGGTGATCGAGAAGCTGGTCTCGATGGACCGGTTCGCCTTGTCCGACGGGGTCTCCAGGAGCAGCGTCGACTTCATGGTGCCCGCGTGGACGGAGACGAGCTGCCCGCCCTTGTCGTACGGGGGCACCTTGTACGCGATGAGGTCACCGCCGTCCATGCGCAGCGGCATCAGCACGTAGCCGTCGCCCGCGTCGGCCTTCTCCGGCGCCATCTTGCCGTCGGCGAGGCTGAAGGCCACGATCTCGTTGGTCTCGTCGCCGTACTCGCCGGTGGAGCCGTCGTGCTCCTCGGTCGGCAGGTAGAGCCGGTCGTCGCCGACGAGGACCTGAGAGCACTCCTCGACCGAGGTGGAGCCGCACTCGGCCGCGTAGCGGTCCGCGTTGGCCGTGATCTTGGTCCGCAGCTTGCCGGTCTTCTCGTCGATGGAGAAGAAGTCCGAGATGCTGCTGCCGTCGTCGGCGGCGTCGCCGACGTTGGCCGCGACCACCAGCGGCTTGGACGAGACGACCGACGCGTACTCCACGCCCTGGGGCATCTTGAACTGCGAGAGGGGCTTGCCCGACTTCGGGTCCAGGTTCTGCACGGTGACCGTCTGGGCACCGTACTTGCCGCACTTGCGGACCGCGACGAGACCGGCGCCGCCGCCGTACCCCATGTCGTAGCAGTTCTGGTCGTTGGACTGCGGCTTCCACAGCACCTTGCCGGTGGCCGCGTCGAAGGCCGCGCCGCCGTCGGTGCCGCCGGCCGCCACGGTGCCGGCGCCGAGCGTCACCTCGCTGAAGCGGGCCTTCTCGTCGCCGCCGCCGCTGACGGAGGCGGACCAGAGCAGCTTGCCGGTGTTCAGGTCGAGCATGCCGACCTGGTTGCAGCTCTGGTAGTAGCGGGGCGCGACGCGCTTCTTCTCCTCGAAGAGCACCGGCACCTTGTGGTCCGCGGTCGTGTGCCGGGACGCGCCGCAGACCTGGCCGGGCAGCGGGATGGTCCAGGCGACCGTGCCCTTGTCGATGTCGTAGCCGACGACCGAGTTGATGCCGGTCTTCACGAAGGTCTTGTCGGTGATCCAGGAGCCGTCGACGGGTGTGGTGTCGGGCACCTTCGGCACGTCGACGCGGAAGGCGAGGCGGGCGTTCGTCTTCTCGCCCGGCTTCTCCTTGCCGTTGCCGCCGAGGCCGTTGCCGCCGCCACCGCCGGAGCCGCCGCCGTCGGCGCCCCCGTTCGGGGACTGGGTGGTGCCGCCCGTGGTCTTGGCGTCCGGGGGCGTGTCCGCGCCGGAGTTGGCGTACCAGATGCCGCCGCCGACGATCAGCGCGACGGCCACGACCGCCGCGATGACGATCTGCGCCTGCGCCGACAGCTTCTTCCCGCCGCCCGGCGCGGGGGCCGGGACGTGCTGCTGGGGCGCGGTCGGGTAGCCGTACGGCTGCTGGGGCTGGTTCGGATAGCCGTACGGCGGCGGTACCGACTGCTGGTAAGGCTGCGGGGGCTGCTGCTCGGGGTAGCCGTAACCGGGCTGCGGGGCCTGCGGCGCCTGCGGGTAGCCGTAACCGGGCTGGCCCTGCGGCGGGGGCGGCGGCGTCGGGGCGCCGAAGCCGCCCTGGCCCTGGGCCGGGCCCTGCGGGGCGCCGAAGCCGCCCGCCGGCGGCGGGTAGCCGCCGGGGGGCTGGTTCGGCGGCGGGAAACCGCCCGGAGGCTGGTTCGGCGGCTGGTTCGGAGGCGGGGGCGGCTGGGTCACTTGCTGAAGCCCATCATCGTCTTGGTCTCCTTCTCCTCGGCGTCGTTGGTGGCCGAGACGCGACCCGCCGCCACCACGAACGTGCCGTTGCCGTAGGCGTAGCCGGCGCTGAAGAAGCCGCTCTCGATCTGCGCGACCGAGACCGGGTGCTTGAGGAGGATCTTCGGCGCGCCGCCGGCCGGGGCGATCGTCGCGACCGCGCCGCCCTTGTCGTACTTGGGCGCGACGTAGACCAGGACCTCGCCGCCCTCCATGCGCAGCGGCGTCATCTGCTGCTCCTCGGGCGCCTTCGAACGCCACTTCGGCTTGCCGGTCTTCAGGTCGAAGGCGACGACCTCGTTGGAGGTGCCGTAGGAGGTGTCGGTCGCCATGTAGAAGGTGTCGCCGGCGGCGGCGACGCCCGTGCAGCCCTGGAGGTTGCGGCCGAAGATGACGAAGCCGCCGCCACAGCGCGGCGCGAACTTGTCCTTGCTCACGATGGTGGAGCGCACGGTGCCGTTCGGGTTGAGCGCGACGATCGACCACTTCTTCTGCTCGCGCTGGAAGGCGGAGACGACCAGCGGGTTCACCGAGTAGACCTTGTCGACCTCCCAGGTGGCGGCCAGCTTGTAGGTCCACTTGGGCTTGCCGGTGTTCGGGTCGACCTCGCTGACCGTGTGCTGTTCCTTGCTCACGTCGGCGGTGCGGCACTGGTTGGCCGCGATCAGGCGGGTGGCGTCGCCGGCGTAGGCGTACGGCTTGCAGTCGCCCGTGGGGCCGGTGAAGACCTGGCGGCCGTCGGTGAGGGAGAAGCCGTAGGCGCTGCTGCTGCCGGCCGCGGTCACCGTGTTGCCGCCGATGGCGAGGGTGTTGTCGGAGAAGGCGAAGAGGCCGGTCGGCTTCGGGACGGCCTTCTTCCAGCCCGCCTTGCCGGTCTTGAGGTCGATCTGCTGGAGCATCGTGCACTTGGCGCCGTCCTTGGCGCTCTCCTCGTACCCGAAGACCATCAGGCCGTTGGCGCCGGGCTGGGCCGGGGCGGCGCACAGCTTGAACGGCACGTCGACCGACCACTTCTTGCTGCCGTCGGCGAGGCTGTAGCCGGCGACGCCCTTGTACATGGCCTTGACGACGGTGTCGCCGACGATCCAGGGACCGAAGACCTCGGAGCCGTTGCGGGGCAGGTCGACGTCGTTGGTGGTGAGGAAGTTGACCTTCGCCTCGCCCGGCTGGCGGGCGGCGTTGAGGTCGTCCTCGCCGCCGCCCGTGTCGCCGTCGCCGGAGCCGTCGCCCTGGTCGGCGGACTCGGTCGGCTTCGGGTCCATGGTGGCGCCGGTGCTCGCGCTGGTGGTCGGCGCGGCGACCTTCGGGTCCTCGTCGTCACCCTTGCCGACGACGGCCCAGGTGGTGACCGCGGCGACGGCGACGACGGC
The Streptomyces roseofulvus genome window above contains:
- the galK gene encoding galactokinase, which gives rise to MSVAADFEALYGARPDGVWAAPGRVNLIGEYTDFNDGFVLPLALPHTAVAAVSRRDDGVLRLHSADVDGGIVQLDVAELAPLSGGGWAAYPAGVVWALRAAGHPVTGADVHLASTVPTGAGLSSSAALEVVTALALNDLFDLGLSRPELARIAQRAENAFVGVPCGVMDQMASACAEEGHALHLDTRDLSYRQVPFDLAAEGLALLVVDTRVKHALGDGAYAERRAGCEAGARALGVSALREVDAAHLPAALDRLSDETMLRYVRHVVSDNDRVVRVIALLDAGATRAVGPVLTEGHASLRDDLRVSCPELDLVVEAANAAGALGARMTGGGFGGSAVVLVEADRAEEIGAAVRTAFAAAGYAEPGIFPAVPSAGARRL
- the galE gene encoding UDP-glucose 4-epimerase GalE, yielding MTTPEKYLVTGGAGYVGSVVAAHLLERGHRVTVLDDLSTGFREGVPAGAEFVEGRVQDAARWLDGSYDGVLHFAAFSQVGESVSKPEKYWENNVGGTMALLAAMRAAGVRKLVFSSTAATYGEPATVPITETAPTAPTSPYGASKLAVDHMITGECAAHGLAAVSLRYFNVAGAYGPLGERHDPESHLIPLVLQVALGRREAISVYGDDYPTPDGTCVRDYIHVADLAEAHLLALDAMTSGDHLICNLGNGNGFSVREVIETVREVTGHPVPEVTAPRRPGDPAVLVASAEAARDRLGWTPSRPDLAEVVADAWAFARHRQKENA
- a CDS encoding PQQ-binding-like beta-propeller repeat protein, translating into MTQPPPPPNQPPNQPPGGFPPPNQPPGGYPPPAGGFGAPQGPAQGQGGFGAPTPPPPPQGQPGYGYPQAPQAPQPGYGYPEQQPPQPYQQSVPPPYGYPNQPQQPYGYPTAPQQHVPAPAPGGGKKLSAQAQIVIAAVVAVALIVGGGIWYANSGADTPPDAKTTGGTTQSPNGGADGGGSGGGGGNGLGGNGKEKPGEKTNARLAFRVDVPKVPDTTPVDGSWITDKTFVKTGINSVVGYDIDKGTVAWTIPLPGQVCGASRHTTADHKVPVLFEEKKRVAPRYYQSCNQVGMLDLNTGKLLWSASVSGGGDEKARFSEVTLGAGTVAAGGTDGGAAFDAATGKVLWKPQSNDQNCYDMGYGGGAGLVAVRKCGKYGAQTVTVQNLDPKSGKPLSQFKMPQGVEYASVVSSKPLVVAANVGDAADDGSSISDFFSIDEKTGKLRTKITANADRYAAECGSTSVEECSQVLVGDDRLYLPTEEHDGSTGEYGDETNEIVAFSLADGKMAPEKADAGDGYVLMPLRMDGGDLIAYKVPPYDKGGQLVSVHAGTMKSTLLLETPSDKANRSIETSFSITGAELLYGDGRFFISGTYANKPRESGSTLDKKYLAVSFSTRG
- the galT gene encoding galactose-1-phosphate uridylyltransferase, whose amino-acid sequence is MKKTVTTLADGRELIYYDSRDDTVRTAVDPRPLAPVTSRSEIRYDELTGDHVAVASHRQSRTYLPPADACPLCPARDGRESEIPEESYEVAVFENRFPSLSGGVGRCEVVCFTDDHTASFADLDEERARLVLDAWTDRTAALSALPGVEQVYCFENRGREIGVTLPHAHGQIYAFPYVTPRTALTRRRLDEHRRRTGRNLFDDLVARERADAERVVLETEHWIAFVPYAAKWPYEVHLHPTRRVPDLLALDEAARTDFAQVYLELLRRFDRIFGPAEPPTPYIAAWHQAPFTDERREDFGLHLELFTVRRASGKLKFLAGTESGMGAFMNDIRPEDAARRIREVATA
- a CDS encoding helix-turn-helix transcriptional regulator — encoded protein: MGVRLVVVDDHRLLAEALASALKLRGHRVLAAAAPAAGAAEVVVGRAPEVCLFGTAAPAAPGAFDPVARIKRERPQVAVVVLGPVPSPRGIAAAFAAGASGYVRHDERIEGVERALLKARAGETAVAPQLLAGAFAELLNPAAQPDDEAQRLLRLLTHREVEVLVRVAEGEDTRLIAAGMGIAPSTARTHVQRVLMKLGVGSRLEAAALAARTGLLERAVPSQRTPR
- a CDS encoding PQQ-binding-like beta-propeller repeat protein; its protein translation is MTQPPSNQPPGGFGAPQDPNQGGMPPVPPQMPAQPPQMPPTPPQSPAQPPAQPPQGAPQGQPGYGYPQSAPQPGPYGYPQQPQQPGPYGQPQQQPGPYGQQPGPYGQQGNPYGGYPGQTQPMYPAPAAPAGGSGGGGPFKNRTALVAAVAAAVVAVAAVTTWAVVGKGDDEDPKVAAPTTSASTGATMDPKPTESADQGDGSGDGDTGGGEDDLNAARQPGEAKVNFLTTNDVDLPRNGSEVFGPWIVGDTVVKAMYKGVAGYSLADGSKKWSVDVPFKLCAAPAQPGANGLMVFGYEESAKDGAKCTMLQQIDLKTGKAGWKKAVPKPTGLFAFSDNTLAIGGNTVTAAGSSSAYGFSLTDGRQVFTGPTGDCKPYAYAGDATRLIAANQCRTADVSKEQHTVSEVDPNTGKPKWTYKLAATWEVDKVYSVNPLVVSAFQREQKKWSIVALNPNGTVRSTIVSKDKFAPRCGGGFVIFGRNLQGCTGVAAAGDTFYMATDTSYGTSNEVVAFDLKTGKPKWRSKAPEEQQMTPLRMEGGEVLVYVAPKYDKGGAVATIAPAGGAPKILLKHPVSVAQIESGFFSAGYAYGNGTFVVAAGRVSATNDAEEKETKTMMGFSK